A genomic window from Aestuariirhabdus litorea includes:
- a CDS encoding YbaY family lipoprotein, whose amino-acid sequence MNPRQRLWTPLLALIGLTLGGCQALMPDSREQIDTLVSYRERMMLPPEAEVTVLLQDVSRVDAPADIVDEARLVVGAKAPPYALSVRYAPEQIVTGHRYAIRAEIHSAGKLMFTSTEHIDPFAAGAERPLPLMVRRVGGHNPARNTVSLTNTYWKLVRLDDQAVDEGWVGKELFLRFDVEGGHAGGYGGCNQFNASYRQQGNDLSFGPLISTQRACATGMEQEDRFLNRLASVVGFSLKGGILALLNAERKVVAVFEARPEP is encoded by the coding sequence ATGAACCCTCGTCAACGACTGTGGACCCCGCTGCTTGCCCTGATCGGGTTAACGCTGGGAGGCTGCCAGGCCCTGATGCCGGATAGCCGTGAGCAGATTGATACCCTGGTCTCCTACCGGGAGCGCATGATGCTTCCTCCGGAGGCCGAGGTGACGGTGTTGTTGCAGGATGTCTCCCGCGTAGATGCGCCGGCGGATATTGTGGATGAAGCGCGGCTGGTGGTCGGAGCCAAGGCGCCTCCCTACGCCCTGAGTGTTCGCTATGCGCCCGAGCAGATAGTGACGGGCCATCGCTACGCGATCCGCGCGGAGATTCACAGCGCCGGTAAGTTGATGTTTACCAGCACCGAGCATATTGACCCCTTTGCGGCCGGGGCTGAGCGGCCGCTCCCGCTGATGGTACGCCGGGTGGGGGGGCACAACCCCGCCCGGAATACGGTGAGCCTGACCAATACCTACTGGAAACTGGTGCGTCTGGACGATCAGGCAGTAGATGAAGGCTGGGTCGGCAAAGAGCTGTTTCTGCGCTTCGATGTCGAGGGGGGGCACGCCGGGGGCTATGGGGGGTGCAATCAGTTTAATGCCAGCTATCGGCAACAGGGAAACGATCTCAGCTTCGGTCCCCTGATCTCGACCCAGCGCGCCTGTGCCACCGGTATGGAGCAGGAGGACCGCTTCCTTAATCGGCTGGCGAGCGTGGTGGGTTTCAGTCT